One region of Parambassis ranga chromosome 21, fParRan2.1, whole genome shotgun sequence genomic DNA includes:
- the LOC114426644 gene encoding interferon-induced protein 44-like: MGKNQSKIKEKQPAPAPAPCPLLDEPWRKVPWGNNKDNLQYVMDYKPEYENIKHLRVLLHGPVGAGKSSFINSVSNVIRRRYGIPAAASANTSDTSFTRKYETHKFQITRKGQMTYYPVFFNDVMGMEENSGISLEEIELAMRGHVKEGYKFNPITPLSEGDHYFNQAPSEDDKVHVLVYVLSANMPTITPSILHMMSRVRETASDLGIPQVAMITNIDTACPETEKDLKNVYKSRHLQKKIKKFSSDVGIPMNCIYPVKNYSHEIDLNDDVDTLILSALRNMINFGDDFVKKKTNV, translated from the exons ATGGGCAAAAATCAGTCAAAAATCAAAG AAAAAcaacctgctcctgctcctgctccttgTCCGC TTCTTGATGAGCCATGGAGGAAGGTACCCTGGGG AAACAATAAAGATAATCTTCAGTATGTGATGGACTACAAGCCAGAATATGAAAACATCAAACACCTCAGAGTTCTTCTGCACGGCCCAGTTGGAGCTGGAAAGTCCAGCTTCATCAACTCTGTCAGTAACGTCATACGACGCAGATATGGGattcctgctgcagcctctgcaaACACCAGTGATACAAGTTTCACCAGAAAA TATGAAACTCATAAATTCCAGATAACAAGAAAAGGCCAGATGACATATTACCCTGTTTTCTTCAATGACGTGATGGGTATGGAGGAGAACAGTGGCATTTCTCTTGAAGAGATCGAACTGGCCATGAGGGGACATGTCAAGGAGGGTTACAAG TTCAACCCAATTACTCCACTGTCAGAAGGTGATCATTACTTCAACCAAGCTCCCTCTGAAGATGACAAAGTTCATGTTCTGGTTTATGTTTTATCTGCCAACATGCCAACAATTACACCATCCATTCTGCATATGATGAGCAGGGTCAGAGAGACAGCCAGTGACCTGG ggattCCTCAAGTGGCGATGATTACCAACATTGATACAGCCTGtcctgaaacagaaaaagaccTGAAGAATGTGTACAAGAGCAGACATCTGCAGAAGAAG aTAAAAAAATTCAGCTCAGACGTAGGAATCCCAATGAACTGCATCTATCCAGTGAAGAACTACAGCCATGAGATTGACCTGAACGATGACGTGGACACTCTGATCCTGAGTGCTCTGAGAAACATGATCAACTTTGGAGACGACtttgttaagaaaaaaacaaatgtataa